The following are encoded in a window of Miscanthus floridulus cultivar M001 unplaced genomic scaffold, ASM1932011v1 os_1094_4_5, whole genome shotgun sequence genomic DNA:
- the LOC136533681 gene encoding uncharacterized protein translates to MEPPKKHKSSGVPVKEEVESEDGNDLLVKRRRTEASGSTVQLQQQIEVFGMENKASSGLPVEDSTGKAPMDVLSSCAVQNSGQANGCRNESATSRLLKICKAIGWKEPSYDFEEQGPQHSKM, encoded by the exons ATGGAGCCTCCCAAGAAGCATAAGTCCAGTGGCGTGCCAGTCAAGGAGGAAGTGGAGTCAGAAGATGGAAAT GATTTGTTAGTCAAGCGCAGAAGGACTGAAGCTTCAGGGTCCACTGTCCAACTACAACAGCAAATTGAAGTCTTTGGCATGGAGAACAAAGCGTCGTCTGGTCTTCCAGTTGAAGATTCTACTGGCAAGGCTCCCATGGACGTGCTCAGTAGTTGTGCAGTACAGAACTCTGGTCAAGCGAATGGTTGCC GTAACGAATCGGCAACCTCGAGACTGCTGAAAATATGCAAGGCAATTGGCTGGAAAGAACCATCATATGACTTTGAAGAACAAGGACCTCAACATAGCAAAATGTGA